One part of the Haliaeetus albicilla chromosome 9, bHalAlb1.1, whole genome shotgun sequence genome encodes these proteins:
- the SKIL gene encoding ski-like protein isoform X1, with protein MESPHINFPLGLVSDQKRTGIQEDGSPPLKKAMTEVHVNSKVRVVINKLPTIKKENLDEYDETPVEADGETAKPNSTPLSEPLNLNPGLKHTLAQFHLSSQSSLGGPAAFSARYSQESMSPTVFLPLPSPQILSGPLLIPPDSSTELTQTILEGESISCFKVGGEKRLCLPQVLNSVLRDFSLQQINTVCDELYIYCSRCTSDQLHILKVLGILPFNAPSCGLITLTDAQRLCNALLRPRTFPQNDSFLPGKNTLAQLKETGSAFEVEHECLGKCQGLFAPQFYLAPDDPCIQCLECYGMFSPQTFVMHSHRSPDKRTCHWGFESAKWHCYLHINQKYLGTSEERELKHLLEEMKEKFSEKNQKRTRSKADSQQSLELSQWYPVIKQEAETDPQPPSFFHPSYYLYMCDKVVAPNVSLASQYKDVAKTTVRASEVIKSSPGQLEKKLSSGKHKKAASYPELSLEEQEKIDLKTGVEHHKRLDPPVSTRSARGGKSERVSSKITRDSSRVEVGDDVRTLSPTLMKDISCEDDKGRIMEEVMKTYIKQQEKLNTILRRKQQLQMEVEMLSNSKAMKELTEEQQNLQKELECLQTEHAQRMEEFYFEQRDLEKKLDQVMKQKCSCDSNLEKDKEAEYAAQLAELRQRLDHAEADRQELQDELRQEREAREKLEMMIKELKLQILKSSKNGKGK; from the exons ATGGAAAGCCCACACATAAACTTCCCTCTAGGTCTAGTTTCAGACCAAAAAAGGACTGGGATCCAAGAGGATGGGAGTcctccattaaaaaaagcaatgacAGAAGTGCATGTAAATAGCAAAGTACGAGTTGTAATAAATAAATTGCCAAcaataaagaaggaaaacttggATGAATATGATGAAACTCCTGTGGAGGCTGATGGGGAAACCGCCAAGCCAAACAGTACGCCGCTATCTGAGCCTTTGAATTTAAATCCAGGTTTGAAACACACCTTGGCACAGTTCCACCTGAGCAGCCAGAGTTCACTGGGTGGACCGGCAGCTTTTTCAGCTCGTTATTCCCAGGAAAGCATGTCGCCCACTGTCTTCTTGCCTCTTCCATCGCCGCAAATACTTTCTGGTCCGCTGCTCATTCCGCCGGACAGCTCCACGGAACTCACCCAGACTATACTGGAGGGGGAGTCTATCTCTTGTTTTAAAGTCGGAGGAGAAAAAAGACTTTGCCTGCCTCAAGTGTTGAATTCAGTTCTCCGAGACTTTTCATTGCAACAGATCAATACAGTGTGTGACGAACTGTATATATACTGCTCGAGGTGCACTTCCGACCAGCTTCATATTCTGAAGGTTTTGGGAATTCTTCCATTTAATGCTCCGTCCTGTGGGCTAATAACGCTGACTGATGCTCAGAGACTATGCAATGCTTTACTACGTCCTCGCACTTTTCCACAAAATGACAGTTTTCTCCCTGGTAAGAACACCTTGGCCCAGTTGAAAGAGACTGGCAGTGCCTTTGAAGTAGAGCATGAATGCCTGGGCAAGTGCCAGGGGTTGTTTGCACCTCAGTTCTACCTTGCGCCGGATGACCCATGTATCCAGTGTCTGGAGTGCTACGGGATGTTCTCACCCCAGACGTTTGTGATGCATTCACACAGATCCCCAGACAAGAGGACCTGCCACTGGGGATTTGAATCAGCCAAGTGGCACTGCTACCTGCATATTAACCAAAAATACTTAGGAACGTCGGAGGAGCGGGAACTGAAGCATCTCTTGGAGGAAATGAAGGAGAAATTTAGcgagaaaaatcagaaaagaactCGGTCCAAA gcAGATTCACAGCAGAGCCTGGAATTATCGCAGTGGTATCCAGTTATAAAGCAAGAAGCAGAAACTGATCCTCAGCCACCCTCCTTTTTCCATCCCAG TTACTACCTTTATATGTGTGATAAAGTGGTTGCCCCAAATGTATCTCTTGCATCACAATATAAAGATGTTGCAAAAACAACAGTCAGAGCTTCAGAAGTAATTAAATCGTCACCTGGACAGCTGGAGAAGAAGCTCAGTagtggaaaacacaaaaaagctgCCTCCTATCCAGAGCTTTCTCttgaagaacaggaaaaaattgaCTTGAAAACTGGCGTGGAGCACCATAAACGTTTAG ATCCACCTGTGTCAACTCGTTCTGCAAGAGGTGGAAAAAGTGAACGTGTTTCTTCCAAAATCACTAGAGACTCTAGCCGTGTTGAAGTAGGTGATGATGTGCGAACCTTGTCCCCCACTCTCATGAAAGACATCAGTTGTGAAGATGACAAGGGAAGGATCATGGAAGAAGTAATGAAAACCTACatcaaacagcaagaaaaactaAATACTATTTTGCGAAGGAAACAGCAGCTTCAAATG GAAGTGGAAATGTTAAGCAACTCTAAAGCTATGAAGGAACTAACTGAAGAACAGCAGAATTTACAAAAAGAACTTGAATGTTTGCAGACAGAGCACGCTCAAAGAAtggaagaattttattttgagcaGAGAGACTTGGAGAAGAAACTGGACCAAGTGATGAAGCAAAAGTGTAGCTGTGACTCCAATttagaaaaagacaaagaagcTGAATATGCAGCACAG CTAGCAGAATTGAGACAGAGATTGGATCATGCAGAGGCAGATAGACAAGAGCTTCAAGATGAACTGAGACAAGAACGAGAGGCAAGGGAAAAGTTAGAGATGATGATAAAGGAATTGAAGCTACAGATCTTGAAATCttcaaaaaatggaaaaggaaaatag
- the SKIL gene encoding ski-like protein isoform X2 has product MESPHINFPLGLVSDQKRTGIQEDGSPPLKKAMTEVHVNSKVRVVINKLPTIKKENLDEYDETPVEADGETAKPNSTPLSEPLNLNPGLKHTLAQFHLSSQSSLGGPAAFSARYSQESMSPTVFLPLPSPQILSGPLLIPPDSSTELTQTILEGESISCFKVGGEKRLCLPQVLNSVLRDFSLQQINTVCDELYIYCSRCTSDQLHILKVLGILPFNAPSCGLITLTDAQRLCNALLRPRTFPQNDSFLPGKNTLAQLKETGSAFEVEHECLGKCQGLFAPQFYLAPDDPCIQCLECYGMFSPQTFVMHSHRSPDKRTCHWGFESAKWHCYLHINQKYLGTSEERELKHLLEEMKEKFSEKNQKRTRSKADSQQSLELSQWYPVIKQEAETDPQPPSFFHPSYYLYMCDKVVAPNVSLASQYKDVAKTTVRASEVIKSSPGQLEKKLSSGKHKKAASYPELSLEEQEKIDLKTGVEHHKHPPVSTRSARGGKSERVSSKITRDSSRVEVGDDVRTLSPTLMKDISCEDDKGRIMEEVMKTYIKQQEKLNTILRRKQQLQMEVEMLSNSKAMKELTEEQQNLQKELECLQTEHAQRMEEFYFEQRDLEKKLDQVMKQKCSCDSNLEKDKEAEYAAQLAELRQRLDHAEADRQELQDELRQEREAREKLEMMIKELKLQILKSSKNGKGK; this is encoded by the exons ATGGAAAGCCCACACATAAACTTCCCTCTAGGTCTAGTTTCAGACCAAAAAAGGACTGGGATCCAAGAGGATGGGAGTcctccattaaaaaaagcaatgacAGAAGTGCATGTAAATAGCAAAGTACGAGTTGTAATAAATAAATTGCCAAcaataaagaaggaaaacttggATGAATATGATGAAACTCCTGTGGAGGCTGATGGGGAAACCGCCAAGCCAAACAGTACGCCGCTATCTGAGCCTTTGAATTTAAATCCAGGTTTGAAACACACCTTGGCACAGTTCCACCTGAGCAGCCAGAGTTCACTGGGTGGACCGGCAGCTTTTTCAGCTCGTTATTCCCAGGAAAGCATGTCGCCCACTGTCTTCTTGCCTCTTCCATCGCCGCAAATACTTTCTGGTCCGCTGCTCATTCCGCCGGACAGCTCCACGGAACTCACCCAGACTATACTGGAGGGGGAGTCTATCTCTTGTTTTAAAGTCGGAGGAGAAAAAAGACTTTGCCTGCCTCAAGTGTTGAATTCAGTTCTCCGAGACTTTTCATTGCAACAGATCAATACAGTGTGTGACGAACTGTATATATACTGCTCGAGGTGCACTTCCGACCAGCTTCATATTCTGAAGGTTTTGGGAATTCTTCCATTTAATGCTCCGTCCTGTGGGCTAATAACGCTGACTGATGCTCAGAGACTATGCAATGCTTTACTACGTCCTCGCACTTTTCCACAAAATGACAGTTTTCTCCCTGGTAAGAACACCTTGGCCCAGTTGAAAGAGACTGGCAGTGCCTTTGAAGTAGAGCATGAATGCCTGGGCAAGTGCCAGGGGTTGTTTGCACCTCAGTTCTACCTTGCGCCGGATGACCCATGTATCCAGTGTCTGGAGTGCTACGGGATGTTCTCACCCCAGACGTTTGTGATGCATTCACACAGATCCCCAGACAAGAGGACCTGCCACTGGGGATTTGAATCAGCCAAGTGGCACTGCTACCTGCATATTAACCAAAAATACTTAGGAACGTCGGAGGAGCGGGAACTGAAGCATCTCTTGGAGGAAATGAAGGAGAAATTTAGcgagaaaaatcagaaaagaactCGGTCCAAA gcAGATTCACAGCAGAGCCTGGAATTATCGCAGTGGTATCCAGTTATAAAGCAAGAAGCAGAAACTGATCCTCAGCCACCCTCCTTTTTCCATCCCAG TTACTACCTTTATATGTGTGATAAAGTGGTTGCCCCAAATGTATCTCTTGCATCACAATATAAAGATGTTGCAAAAACAACAGTCAGAGCTTCAGAAGTAATTAAATCGTCACCTGGACAGCTGGAGAAGAAGCTCAGTagtggaaaacacaaaaaagctgCCTCCTATCCAGAGCTTTCTCttgaagaacaggaaaaaattgaCTTGAAAACTGGCGTGGAGCACCATAAAC ATCCACCTGTGTCAACTCGTTCTGCAAGAGGTGGAAAAAGTGAACGTGTTTCTTCCAAAATCACTAGAGACTCTAGCCGTGTTGAAGTAGGTGATGATGTGCGAACCTTGTCCCCCACTCTCATGAAAGACATCAGTTGTGAAGATGACAAGGGAAGGATCATGGAAGAAGTAATGAAAACCTACatcaaacagcaagaaaaactaAATACTATTTTGCGAAGGAAACAGCAGCTTCAAATG GAAGTGGAAATGTTAAGCAACTCTAAAGCTATGAAGGAACTAACTGAAGAACAGCAGAATTTACAAAAAGAACTTGAATGTTTGCAGACAGAGCACGCTCAAAGAAtggaagaattttattttgagcaGAGAGACTTGGAGAAGAAACTGGACCAAGTGATGAAGCAAAAGTGTAGCTGTGACTCCAATttagaaaaagacaaagaagcTGAATATGCAGCACAG CTAGCAGAATTGAGACAGAGATTGGATCATGCAGAGGCAGATAGACAAGAGCTTCAAGATGAACTGAGACAAGAACGAGAGGCAAGGGAAAAGTTAGAGATGATGATAAAGGAATTGAAGCTACAGATCTTGAAATCttcaaaaaatggaaaaggaaaatag